In a genomic window of Ignavibacteriota bacterium:
- a CDS encoding bifunctional 4-hydroxy-2-oxoglutarate aldolase/2-dehydro-3-deoxy-phosphogluconate aldolase: MPHTAAIHRIETSRLIAVVRLDDAGPIPRVVEALLGGGISIVEITLTTPGAMDMIAVLRAEYGNEILLGAGSILNAAQAAQAADAGAEFLVSPVFSSGMMDVAAKTGLVAIPGAYTPTEILRATEAGADFVKVFPSDGLGPAFIKAVLAPMPALKLIPTGGVTLDNARSWIEAGSTALGLGSALVSPQAVRRGEYGELRLRASRLCDSIA; this comes from the coding sequence ATGCCACATACCGCCGCAATACACCGCATCGAAACATCCCGCCTCATTGCAGTCGTCCGGCTGGATGATGCTGGACCGATACCGCGTGTGGTAGAGGCCTTGCTGGGCGGAGGGATATCGATCGTCGAGATTACCTTGACCACGCCGGGTGCGATGGACATGATCGCGGTGCTCCGGGCCGAGTATGGAAACGAAATACTTCTCGGCGCGGGTTCCATCCTCAACGCCGCACAGGCCGCGCAGGCCGCCGACGCGGGAGCGGAGTTCCTCGTCAGTCCCGTCTTCTCCTCCGGCATGATGGATGTCGCCGCGAAGACGGGACTCGTGGCGATACCGGGCGCGTACACGCCGACCGAGATCCTTCGGGCGACAGAGGCGGGAGCGGACTTTGTGAAGGTCTTCCCCTCGGATGGACTCGGACCCGCCTTCATCAAGGCCGTCCTGGCTCCGATGCCCGCACTGAAACTTATACCGACCGGGGGGGTGACCCTCGACAATGCACGGTCATGGATCGAGGCCGGTTCAACAGCATTGGGACTCGGATCAGCTCTCGTTTCGCCACAAGCGGTCAGGCGCGGTGAATATGGGGAATTGCGCTTGCGTGCCTCCAGACTGTGCGACTCTATCGCGTGA
- a CDS encoding sugar kinase translates to MKKSRILCFGEIMLRLSPAGHERLVQAKALELRFGGAEANVAVALAGLDHHAVFVSSLPHNPLGDAALQTLRGCGVDTSAVMRGGSRIGVYYLEHGASMRPSRVVYDRAGSSFATSDAAAYDWPALLDGAAHLHVTGITPALSSACTEATRAAMTEARSRGVRVSFDLNYRKNLWTREEAGALLTDLVRSTDLLIANETDPADVLGMPPARGDAESGVIDAQAYADLAQGIAERFGIPSVAITLRQSRSAGSNGWSALLYTDGRLFTTRTYDIEVVDRVGAGDAFAAGLIHGSVSAWDPQHTLDFAVAASALKHSIPGDFLVASAAEIDAVASGDLSGRVRR, encoded by the coding sequence ATGAAAAAATCCCGGATACTCTGTTTCGGCGAAATCATGCTGCGCCTCTCGCCGGCGGGACACGAACGGCTTGTGCAGGCGAAGGCATTGGAATTGCGCTTCGGGGGCGCCGAGGCCAACGTGGCCGTGGCGCTCGCGGGCCTGGACCATCACGCCGTGTTTGTATCCTCGCTCCCGCACAATCCCCTCGGTGATGCGGCGCTGCAGACGTTGCGCGGCTGCGGCGTCGACACGTCCGCCGTTATGCGCGGCGGTTCGCGCATCGGTGTGTACTATCTGGAGCACGGCGCGTCGATGCGGCCGTCACGCGTGGTGTACGACCGCGCGGGATCCTCCTTCGCCACCTCCGACGCGGCCGCCTACGACTGGCCCGCGTTGCTCGACGGCGCAGCGCACTTGCATGTGACAGGCATCACGCCCGCGCTTTCATCCGCGTGTACCGAAGCCACGCGTGCGGCAATGACCGAGGCGCGGAGCAGGGGAGTGCGCGTGAGTTTCGATCTGAACTACAGAAAAAATCTCTGGACACGCGAGGAGGCCGGCGCCCTCCTGACGGACCTTGTCCGTTCCACCGATCTGCTCATCGCAAATGAAACAGATCCCGCCGATGTGCTCGGCATGCCGCCCGCGCGCGGGGATGCGGAATCGGGCGTCATCGACGCACAGGCCTACGCGGATCTCGCGCAGGGCATCGCCGAACGCTTCGGCATTCCCTCCGTTGCGATCACGCTGCGGCAGAGCCGCTCCGCGGGCAGCAACGGATGGTCGGCTCTGCTCTACACCGACGGCCGTCTGTTCACCACACGCACCTACGACATCGAGGTTGTGGATCGTGTGGGCGCGGGCGACGCCTTCGCAGCCGGACTCATACACGGAAGCGTCAGCGCGTGGGATCCGCAACACACGCTCGACTTTGCCGTGGCCGCGTCCGCACTCAAACACAGCATACCCGGAGATTTCCTCGTCGCCTCCGCCGCCGAAATCGATGCCGTCGCCTCCGGCGATCTCTCCGGCCGTGTCCGCCGCTGA